Genomic segment of Mycolicibacterium sarraceniae:
ATCCCGGTCGGCATGACACCGCGCGCGCTCAGAAGATCAGCTAGATCCTCTTCGCTAACCCGATAGCGATGGACTGAATCCGCCCGCCGTGAAAGCCACCGGCGCACAAGAGCGCACGTATCGGTGCCGCCGCTAGCAGCATGTGCCAGCCGGTTTCGTAGGCGGTGCCGCTCGCCGGCGGTCAGCTTGTCAGGGAGTCCATCACACAAGGCAGCCGCGCCCCAGGCGCTGCGCGGTGAGAAGGATCGCGCAGTGGCGCCGGCTTCAACGAGGTCTGCCTGTCGATCCAAACTGTCGGCGTCCACGAGCCACTGGCTGCCCGCGCGAGTCGCTGCCAGCGTGCCAGCAGCAATGAGAGCGCGCACGCGGGAGGGGTGCACGCCCAGTCGCTGGGCGGCCTGTTGAGTGGTAATCACATCAGACATATACACAACTATATTGGAGTCGCTATAGTTGTGTAAGTATCGTGAGGCTTGACGCGGCTTGACCTGGTCGATGTAGTAGCGATATAGGCAGGCCGCCACCCACAGTTGCAGCGTCGGATCGAAGGACCGGTAGGACACCGGGCTCGCGGGCGTTGAGTGGACCTGAGCGTGGGCGGTGTCGACCGCGGAACGGATCAGGGCGCGGCCGGCGCCGGCACTGCGGCCGGGTTGAGCAGGTCGCAGACCCGCCGCGGATGTCGCATCATTGCGGCCTCATCTGGGCAGTACTCCAGGTGTGAGAGAGTGCCGGGGTGTTTGCGCGCAGACGGTGGCGGGGTGTTGGCATCCTTGCGGCCCAACTGGCCGATGCGGCCCTCGGCGATCCGGTACGCGGCCACCCCGTCGCGGGGTTCGGTTGGTGTGCAGCCGCACTCGAAAAGTTGACCTACCGCGACACCCGGGCCGCGGGTGCACTGTATACCGGTGTGTTACTGGGCGGGCTTGCCGTCGCCGGTGCGCTGATCGAGCGCGGCGCTCGAGGTCCAGGGCTGGCGGCGGCGACGGCCTCGGCCACCTGGGCGGCACTGGGCGGAACCACGTTGGGCCGCACCGGCGACCGGCTTGCCGACCTGCTGGCCGCCGGTGATATCGACGGTGCCCGGGCGCTGCTGCCGTCGCTGTGTGGCCGCGACCCGTCGGCGCTCGACACCGACGGGCTGGCACGGGCGGCTCTGGAATCGGTGGCCGAGAATACCTCCGACGCGCATGTCGCACCGCTGCTGTGGGCGGCGGTCGGAGGAGTTCCGGGGGTCATGGTGTACCGCGGCGTCAACACCCTGGATGCGATGATCGGGCACCGCTCGCCGCGGTACGCCCGATTCGGTTGGGCGGCAGCACGGTTGGACGATATTGCCAACTATCTCCCGGCGCGGGTGGGCGGTGCGCTGGTGGTCGTGTGCGCGCCACTGGTCGGCGGTTCGCCGGCCGGCGCGCTGCGGGCTTGGCGGCGGGACGCGGCACGGCACCCCAGCCCCAATGCCGGCGTGGTGGAGGCTACTTTCGCCGGTGCGCTGGGGGTGCGCCTCGGCGGCCCGACCCAGTATCACCATGAGCTGGAGATCCGACCGACTCTCGGGGACGGCCGCATCCCTGGCAT
This window contains:
- a CDS encoding cobalamin biosynthesis protein — translated: MFARRRWRGVGILAAQLADAALGDPVRGHPVAGFGWCAAALEKLTYRDTRAAGALYTGVLLGGLAVAGALIERGARGPGLAAATASATWAALGGTTLGRTGDRLADLLAAGDIDGARALLPSLCGRDPSALDTDGLARAALESVAENTSDAHVAPLLWAAVGGVPGVMVYRGVNTLDAMIGHRSPRYARFGWAAARLDDIANYLPARVGGALVVVCAPLVGGSPAGALRAWRRDAARHPSPNAGVVEATFAGALGVRLGGPTQYHHELEIRPTLGDGRIPGIGDLRRAVRLSRAVQAAAAVVAIGLTAVGRSGRRACPRR